One genomic region from Candidatus Endomicrobiellum trichonymphae encodes:
- a CDS encoding ATP-binding cassette domain-containing protein, whose product MGRPAATDEEVIEASKNAAAHNFIVNQERKYDTIVGERGGNLSGGQKQMISIARAMLKNAPILLLDEATSSLDSQSEKIVQEGLDKLIKGRTSIVIAHRLSTIINSDRIYVFESGNIVESGTHKELLKLKGYYTNLYKLQFVHE is encoded by the coding sequence ATGGGCAGACCGGCCGCAACGGATGAAGAAGTCATAGAAGCATCGAAGAATGCTGCAGCACATAACTTTATAGTAAATCAGGAACGCAAATATGATACTATTGTCGGTGAAAGAGGCGGTAATTTGTCCGGCGGACAAAAACAAATGATATCTATTGCGAGAGCCATGTTAAAAAATGCTCCAATACTTTTGCTTGACGAAGCTACAAGCTCGCTGGATTCCCAATCTGAAAAAATAGTTCAGGAAGGACTTGATAAACTTATAAAAGGCAGAACTTCAATAGTTATAGCGCACCGCTTATCTACAATAATCAATTCTGACAGAATATACGTGTTTGAATCCGGCAATATAGTAGAATCGGGAACACACAAAGAACTTCTGAAATTAAAAGGTTATTATACAAATCTTTACAAACTCCAATTTGTTCATGAATGA
- a CDS encoding DUF2290 domain-containing protein, translated as MAGIIMNRGALNVIINNLVCDMIKSKISQVYNESIFFKEKNTISVSVKTRDSISDMTNLVNIIDRYKKFIENKFYNFILFDGALIQIFYRFKEDEIVEHRLAYVPSPITLTSEECYNESIIGMIDMIKDDKIELNKRLNDRATIRFDFDRNNSSEDHPASHLTFISNSCRIPVCSPITPNGFIRFILENFYNFEVLLCQKIDIDIIKKICNMKYKLFDKVISDDHKKKLHINYDL; from the coding sequence ATGGCAGGAATTATAATGAATAGAGGAGCATTGAATGTAATAATTAATAATTTAGTTTGTGATATGATAAAATCTAAAATTTCTCAAGTTTATAACGAATCTATATTTTTTAAAGAAAAAAATACAATATCTGTATCTGTAAAAACTAGAGATTCAATTTCAGATATGACAAATCTTGTTAATATTATCGATAGGTATAAAAAGTTTATTGAAAATAAATTTTATAATTTTATTTTATTCGATGGAGCATTAATTCAGATATTTTATAGATTTAAAGAGGATGAAATTGTTGAACACAGATTAGCATATGTTCCAAGTCCTATAACTCTTACATCTGAAGAATGCTATAATGAGTCAATTATTGGAATGATAGATATGATTAAAGACGATAAGATAGAGTTAAATAAAAGGTTGAATGATAGAGCAACTATAAGGTTTGATTTTGATAGAAATAACAGTTCCGAAGATCATCCTGCTTCACATTTAACGTTTATTTCTAATAGTTGTAGGATTCCAGTTTGCTCTCCAATTACTCCTAATGGATTTATAAGATTCATATTGGAAAATTTTTATAACTTTGAAGTGTTGTTATGCCAAAAGATTGATATAGATATAATAAAAAAAATTTGCAATATGAAATATAAACTTTTTGATAAGGTTATAAGTGATGATCATAAAAAGAAATTGCATATAAATTATGATCTTTAA
- a CDS encoding Dam family site-specific DNA-(adenine-N6)-methyltransferase, whose translation METLTTVEVTKKLINTSKISSHDKRSNRAVWTSRLIDQLRNIVNQRHIPKNREFILSYKTTGINNRRYLGNKYKLLPFIKKIVNNNCSNINTVADIFAGTGAVTYLFKDKKIITNDIMYSNYVCNLAWFGSENISLKKIIEIIVRYNNDKINADNYVSKNFKNTYFNFESCRKIGYIREDIEKLYKKRKINNRERAVLITSLLYAMDKIANTCGHYDAYRKNGDLNKGLELSVPAVLNNLCDNNKCFNKDANILVKDIKADLVYIDPPYNSRQYCDLYHFIENIARWEKPKVKGVAKKMERSDLKSDYCTQKASKVFGDLISNINAKYILLSYNNMAYKGNARSNAKISDADIMRILSKKGKIKIFSQKYKSFSAGKSYITGNKERLFLCVCKTFKYVKPLISSPMNYTGGKFKLLPQILPNFPRNVNTFVDLFCGGANVGINVNYDKIILNDRGQYIPYLFNTFKNLDKEVLFNMIYEVIDKYELSLSNKYGYKKYDCNSVEGLGAYNKEKFLKMRKDFNTYKSRDYYYYVLLYVLIVYSFNNQVRFNSRGEFNLPVGKRDFNTQLIKKLNFFIDRLKSNNFIFTNTDFRKFDTTALTKNDFVYCDPPYLITCASYNEQNGWTDKDEKDLLKFLSFLNAKEIKFALSNVFRNKGKENSILLDWLKDKSYKVIQLNKSYANSNYHTKDKTGNAEEVLIVNY comes from the coding sequence ATGGAAACGTTAACTACTGTTGAAGTTACTAAAAAATTGATTAATACGAGCAAAATATCTTCTCATGATAAAAGATCTAATCGTGCTGTTTGGACTTCACGATTGATTGATCAATTAAGAAATATTGTAAACCAAAGGCATATACCAAAGAATCGAGAATTTATCTTGTCTTATAAAACTACCGGTATTAATAATCGCAGATATTTAGGAAATAAATATAAACTTTTACCTTTTATAAAAAAAATCGTCAATAATAACTGCAGCAATATTAATACGGTTGCAGACATATTTGCTGGAACCGGAGCCGTAACGTATTTGTTTAAAGACAAAAAAATAATTACAAATGATATTATGTACAGCAATTATGTTTGTAACTTAGCATGGTTCGGTTCAGAGAATATTTCCCTAAAAAAGATTATTGAGATTATAGTGAGGTATAATAACGATAAAATAAATGCAGATAATTATGTGTCTAAAAACTTTAAAAATACATATTTTAATTTTGAATCTTGCAGAAAGATAGGTTATATACGCGAAGATATTGAAAAGTTGTATAAAAAAAGAAAAATTAATAACCGTGAAAGAGCAGTTTTGATTACATCACTGTTATATGCTATGGATAAGATAGCAAATACTTGCGGGCATTATGATGCATATAGGAAAAATGGCGATTTAAACAAAGGATTAGAGTTATCTGTTCCGGCAGTATTAAATAATTTATGTGATAATAATAAGTGTTTTAATAAGGATGCCAATATTTTAGTAAAAGATATAAAAGCAGATTTAGTTTATATAGATCCTCCTTATAATTCGAGGCAGTATTGTGATCTATATCATTTTATTGAAAATATAGCCAGATGGGAAAAGCCAAAAGTTAAAGGCGTTGCTAAAAAAATGGAAAGGAGTGATTTAAAAAGCGACTATTGCACGCAAAAAGCGTCGAAAGTTTTTGGGGATTTAATATCAAATATAAATGCGAAATATATATTGTTGTCTTATAATAATATGGCATATAAAGGCAATGCCCGTTCAAACGCTAAAATAAGTGATGCTGACATAATGAGAATACTGTCTAAAAAAGGAAAAATAAAAATATTTTCGCAAAAGTATAAATCTTTTTCTGCAGGAAAATCGTATATTACAGGAAATAAGGAGCGTTTATTTTTGTGTGTTTGTAAAACTTTTAAATACGTAAAGCCTTTAATATCATCTCCAATGAATTATACGGGAGGAAAATTCAAACTACTTCCTCAAATTCTTCCAAATTTTCCTAGGAATGTTAATACTTTCGTTGATTTATTCTGTGGCGGTGCAAATGTAGGCATAAACGTAAACTATGACAAGATAATATTAAATGACAGAGGGCAGTATATACCGTATCTTTTTAATACATTTAAGAATTTAGATAAAGAAGTTTTATTTAATATGATTTATGAAGTTATTGATAAATATGAATTATCTTTATCAAATAAATACGGATATAAAAAATATGATTGTAATAGTGTTGAAGGACTGGGAGCATATAATAAGGAAAAATTCCTTAAGATGAGGAAAGATTTTAATACTTATAAAAGCAGAGATTACTACTATTATGTACTGTTATATGTTTTGATAGTATACTCTTTTAATAATCAAGTAAGATTTAATTCTAGAGGGGAATTTAATTTACCCGTCGGGAAAAGAGATTTTAATACTCAATTGATTAAAAAGCTGAATTTTTTTATTGACAGATTAAAAAGTAATAATTTTATATTTACAAATACAGATTTTAGAAAATTTGACACTACAGCTTTGACAAAAAATGATTTTGTTTATTGTGATCCTCCTTATCTTATTACCTGTGCTTCATATAATGAACAAAACGGCTGGACAGATAAAGATGAAAAAGACTTGCTTAAGTTTTTAAGTTTTCTTAACGCAAAAGAAATAAAATTTGCACTTTCGAATGTTTTTAGAAATAAGGGCAAAGAGAATTCTATACTGTTAGACTGGCTTAAAGATAAATCATATAAGGTAATCCAACTTAATAAATCTTATGCAAACTCAAATTATCATACAAAAGATAAAACCGGTAATGCTGAGGAAGTATTAATTGTAAATTATTAG
- a CDS encoding DUF7380 domain-containing protein: MKYYDEKKPHCPHYGGEGYISMIPEDISKEQAEELFRNLNKIESPYVKSRIADILWHIKKLDKNNIEAAKIAIESYYKSVKYFVNNCKISEFFLKFAIGQLERLAIIILSLKDIPKRDHIYNKLLEYLDNIASIEFISAAFGIFLRLKLSKEETKVVIEKLENLIKLLGDKIDGFSLRKLYSTGAEIAKKSGELYKMRSFKIIEADSFIEEADKINIRGWIIKSGFLKKAILLYQSIPSKKIELKN, encoded by the coding sequence TTGAAGTATTACGATGAAAAAAAACCTCATTGTCCTCACTATGGTGGTGAAGGATATATATCTATGATTCCTGAGGATATTTCTAAAGAACAAGCAGAGGAACTGTTTAGAAATTTGAATAAAATAGAATCACCTTATGTAAAGTCTCGAATTGCTGACATTTTATGGCATATAAAAAAATTGGATAAAAACAACATAGAGGCAGCAAAAATAGCAATAGAGTCCTACTATAAAAGTGTTAAGTATTTTGTCAATAACTGTAAAATCTCAGAATTTTTTTTGAAGTTTGCAATAGGACAATTGGAACGTCTCGCTATAATAATTTTATCCCTGAAAGATATTCCAAAAAGAGATCATATTTATAATAAACTTCTAGAATATTTAGATAATATTGCTAGTATAGAATTTATATCTGCGGCATTTGGAATCTTCCTTAGATTAAAACTTAGTAAAGAAGAAACAAAAGTTGTTATAGAAAAATTAGAAAATTTAATTAAACTATTAGGAGATAAGATAGATGGTTTTTCATTAAGAAAATTGTATTCAACTGGTGCAGAAATTGCTAAAAAATCTGGCGAGTTATATAAAATGCGTAGTTTTAAAATAATTGAAGCGGATAGTTTTATAGAAGAAGCAGATAAGATAAATATAAGAGGCTGGATAATAAAATCTGGTTTTTTGAAAAAAGCAATTTTGTTATATCAAAGTATTCCAAGTAAAAAAATAGAATTGAAGAATTAA
- a CDS encoding TrmH family RNA methyltransferase yields the protein MIIKSVQNQIFKDALSLQNKKLRDKNGLFFVEGKKQIYEIPKNRTIKQIFISEKYKNDVTNFKNVIMLSNHLFSKLSATKSPQGIMAIVEKKYYAVEDIIKNSGLFILLENIQDPGNLGTIIRSADAFGAKAVFVSKGSADIYSDKTIRATMGSIFHLPIIDSINIKNTLNLMKNKKISVFAASLKGEKYLNDIKFPNKSAFVIGNEANGLRSETENSADTLVKIYMPGNTESLNAATAASIIMYEAAKSRTFIF from the coding sequence ATGATAATTAAAAGTGTTCAAAATCAAATCTTTAAAGATGCCCTAAGCCTGCAAAATAAGAAACTGCGCGATAAAAACGGTCTTTTCTTTGTTGAGGGTAAAAAACAGATTTATGAAATCCCAAAAAACAGGACTATAAAACAAATTTTCATATCTGAAAAATATAAAAACGACGTTACAAATTTTAAAAATGTTATAATGCTTTCAAACCATCTATTCAGCAAACTGTCAGCAACCAAATCTCCGCAGGGAATAATGGCAATTGTTGAGAAAAAATACTACGCTGTTGAAGATATCATCAAAAATTCCGGGCTGTTTATACTTTTGGAAAACATTCAGGATCCTGGCAATCTAGGAACAATTATACGCTCTGCAGACGCATTTGGCGCAAAAGCTGTATTTGTGTCAAAGGGAAGCGCTGATATATATTCTGACAAAACCATAAGAGCGACAATGGGTTCAATATTTCATTTGCCTATAATCGATAGCATTAATATTAAAAATACACTGAACTTAATGAAAAACAAAAAAATTTCCGTATTTGCCGCATCTTTAAAAGGGGAAAAATATTTAAACGATATTAAATTCCCAAATAAAAGCGCTTTTGTAATAGGCAACGAAGCTAACGGTCTCAGAAGCGAGACAGAAAACTCGGCAGACACCCTTGTTAAAATATATATGCCAGGTAACACCGAATCTTTAAATGCTGCCACTGCAGCGTCTATAATTATGTATGAAGCAGCAAAAAGCAGAACCTTTATTTTTTAA
- a CDS encoding AlwI family type II restriction endonuclease has protein sequence MSVKNISFKSYCWNIGTTSYRTKEFNTNIEKQLDIVEKFWNLQKNKNELWNEKIQTAYYKYMQNNKFVRGSANRPAKDAREKTSGLVDIGLLTSDRRLTPAGLKLLQISRDKNFAKDNELKIANDSYIYLKQLLKMSVKTDIYIVRPFVLLIYFIAKLGCLSKNEYTYILPLCINKEITDRALVKIKDIRDNKCSVDDFILDTLLSMDNYKEALKLLISNRVTEKLVKVIGMNRKSHNYDKPYYMLYKSLFTLCFDNGKNQLLNVYKSIDGLRGKTKSFWNDYMFYSNSISIKTLKNNPEKALKRTRLLTLKTEKDFKKEFFNLLHLFKAKATLSDYLDLNRRYFRLTDTILFQDNTVRMDIIPEYFFKENIDNIYKLAFTKDKNIQEDCSLSEISPYLIFDDKKILRNINKSLKTRYSNINDFMERVDDERLNRFKSLIEKKFTNDMLIKLLEMFESRKQDVEINNYVTDNADIPTIFEYVVGIIWYKISEQKGNILEYMNLSLDADLLPKSHASGGMADIEYHYNETAMYPKHVVLLETTLTSDSNQRRAEMEPVSRHLGKYLLKHKNENSYCVFLTNYLNLNVISDFRSRKTHIYYSSNGKDSVNSMKIIPLQTLELKTIISKGILYKQLYSVFDKAHNSDGEPKIWYSENIKNVISNLR, from the coding sequence ATGTCTGTTAAAAATATAAGCTTTAAAAGCTATTGTTGGAATATTGGAACAACAAGTTATAGAACTAAAGAATTCAATACTAATATTGAGAAACAACTTGATATTGTTGAAAAATTTTGGAATTTGCAGAAAAATAAAAATGAATTGTGGAATGAAAAGATACAAACTGCATATTATAAATATATGCAGAATAATAAATTTGTTAGAGGAAGTGCTAACAGACCCGCTAAAGATGCGAGAGAAAAAACGTCCGGCTTAGTAGATATAGGATTATTGACTTCAGATAGAAGATTAACTCCGGCAGGACTTAAATTATTACAAATCAGCAGGGATAAAAATTTTGCCAAAGATAATGAATTAAAAATAGCAAATGACAGTTATATTTATTTAAAGCAATTATTGAAAATGTCTGTTAAGACTGATATTTACATAGTCAGACCGTTTGTACTTCTTATATATTTTATCGCTAAATTAGGTTGTCTTTCAAAAAATGAATACACTTATATTTTGCCTTTATGTATAAATAAAGAAATAACTGACAGGGCATTAGTTAAAATCAAAGATATTAGAGATAATAAATGTAGTGTTGATGATTTTATTTTAGATACTCTTTTATCGATGGATAATTATAAAGAAGCTTTAAAACTTTTAATATCGAATAGAGTAACTGAAAAACTAGTTAAAGTAATCGGCATGAACAGGAAAAGTCATAATTATGACAAGCCATATTACATGTTATATAAATCACTATTTACTTTATGTTTTGACAATGGAAAGAATCAACTTCTGAATGTATATAAGAGTATTGATGGATTGCGAGGAAAAACGAAATCATTTTGGAATGATTATATGTTTTATTCAAATTCAATTTCAATAAAAACACTAAAAAACAATCCTGAAAAGGCTCTTAAAAGAACAAGGTTATTAACTTTGAAAACTGAAAAAGATTTTAAAAAAGAATTTTTTAATCTATTACATTTATTTAAAGCAAAAGCAACATTATCCGATTATCTTGATCTGAATAGAAGATATTTTAGATTAACTGATACAATACTGTTTCAAGATAATACGGTAAGGATGGATATTATACCTGAGTATTTTTTCAAAGAAAATATAGATAACATATATAAGTTGGCTTTTACAAAAGATAAAAATATCCAAGAAGATTGTTCTCTTTCAGAAATATCTCCATATCTTATATTTGACGATAAAAAAATATTAAGAAATATTAATAAATCATTAAAAACAAGGTATTCAAACATTAATGACTTTATGGAGAGGGTTGATGATGAAAGATTGAATCGTTTTAAATCACTTATAGAAAAGAAGTTTACAAATGATATGTTAATTAAATTGTTAGAAATGTTTGAAAGTAGAAAACAAGATGTAGAAATAAATAATTATGTTACAGACAATGCTGATATACCGACGATATTTGAATATGTTGTAGGTATAATTTGGTATAAGATTAGTGAGCAAAAAGGCAATATATTAGAATATATGAATTTATCTCTTGATGCAGATTTATTGCCAAAGAGCCACGCGAGCGGAGGAATGGCTGATATTGAATATCATTATAATGAGACTGCTATGTATCCTAAGCATGTTGTTTTACTTGAAACTACATTGACAAGCGACTCTAATCAAAGGCGCGCTGAAATGGAGCCTGTGTCAAGACATCTTGGCAAATATTTACTAAAACATAAAAATGAAAATTCTTACTGTGTATTCTTAACTAATTATTTAAATCTCAATGTAATATCTGATTTCCGTAGCAGAAAGACTCACATATATTACTCTTCGAATGGGAAAGATTCTGTAAACAGCATGAAAATCATTCCATTACAGACATTAGAGTTAAAAACGATCATATCTAAAGGCATTCTGTATAAACAATTATATTCTGTTTTTGATAAAGCACATAATTCAGACGGAGAACCAAAGATTTGGTATAGTGAAAATATAAAGAATGTAATTTCTAATTTGAGATGA
- a CDS encoding DEAD/DEAH box helicase encodes MNIVRGTNINEMLSKELIDALTRMSLEGILYLGYPIISIDDEANSCDAMLLSEKYGIIIFDYNNRNFSKGIDIENAHDKLYLALKSKLTKHVELTKKEGRERLLDVPIIIILFSPSKPKDLDDFPVDFATKENLEEKILSLEKNLDKKYLIPLKAAIDSVKTFKPRKKRSSVTKECSKGGILKIIEKEIANLDRWQQKAALETPDAPQRIRGLAGSGKTVVLARKAAHLHGQHPDWNIAVTYNTRSLCQQIKELVRRFYYDQCEDEPNWEKIKIIPAWGGRSEGIYSQVANYYNIQPVTFSEAKSLYGHNNALKGICDELLKKITSIGEKEPIYDVLLIDEAQDLPVSFFKIVYEIVNDPKRIIWAYDELQNLGEYQMAPPDQLFGVNESGLPKVVLSDLPDTPRQDVILPICYRGTKYALTVAHALGFGIYRNKGLVQLFDDKGLWEDIGYATISGNFDSAGKEIRLKRKDDCSPNFFDKCKVSESAMRCITFKDKEEQYDWLLKDIKYNLENEEIEEDDILIILTDPLTVYDESRTVVKKLLEHNLKSHIVGITNDRDIIFIEKSIAISSIYRAKGNEAPLVYVLNSQSCFDGVELIKKRNILFTAITRSRAWVNILGYNEFDNDMDELYKEVQKVIDKKFIFEFIVPTKEEAAKLRIIHKDRPHDSKERIRKGIDYKKFLDGLDEDEKDLVGYGRNYNE; translated from the coding sequence ATGAACATAGTTAGAGGCACTAATATTAATGAAATGTTATCAAAGGAATTGATAGATGCTCTGACAAGAATGTCACTTGAAGGTATTTTATATTTAGGGTATCCAATAATTTCTATTGATGATGAAGCCAATAGTTGTGATGCGATGTTATTATCTGAAAAATATGGAATTATTATTTTTGATTATAATAATAGAAATTTTTCTAAAGGTATTGATATTGAAAATGCTCATGATAAATTATACCTTGCGTTGAAGAGTAAGTTAACCAAACATGTAGAACTAACTAAGAAAGAAGGAAGAGAGAGATTGTTAGATGTACCAATAATTATTATTCTTTTTAGTCCTTCAAAACCGAAGGATTTAGATGATTTTCCTGTTGACTTTGCAACTAAAGAAAATTTAGAAGAAAAGATACTCTCGTTAGAAAAAAATTTAGATAAAAAATATCTTATACCTTTAAAGGCTGCAATAGATAGCGTAAAAACTTTTAAACCGAGAAAAAAAAGAAGTAGTGTTACAAAGGAATGTTCAAAAGGAGGAATACTGAAAATTATTGAAAAAGAGATTGCAAATTTGGATAGATGGCAACAAAAAGCTGCGCTTGAGACGCCAGATGCTCCGCAACGCATTAGGGGATTAGCTGGTTCTGGAAAGACTGTAGTTCTTGCTAGAAAAGCGGCGCATTTGCATGGGCAACACCCGGATTGGAACATAGCAGTTACATATAATACTCGTTCATTGTGTCAGCAAATAAAAGAACTTGTAAGAAGGTTTTATTACGATCAGTGTGAGGATGAACCTAATTGGGAAAAGATAAAAATTATTCCTGCGTGGGGAGGACGTTCTGAGGGGATATATTCACAAGTTGCGAATTATTATAATATTCAGCCTGTAACATTTTCAGAAGCGAAATCTTTATATGGACATAATAATGCTTTGAAGGGCATTTGTGATGAATTATTAAAAAAGATTACGTCAATAGGGGAAAAAGAACCTATTTATGATGTATTATTGATTGATGAAGCACAAGATTTACCAGTATCTTTTTTTAAAATTGTTTATGAAATTGTTAATGACCCGAAAAGAATTATATGGGCTTATGATGAGCTGCAAAATTTAGGAGAATATCAAATGGCTCCTCCTGATCAATTATTTGGAGTAAATGAATCTGGACTTCCAAAAGTTGTACTATCTGATTTACCTGATACTCCAAGACAGGATGTAATCTTGCCAATTTGTTATCGCGGGACAAAATATGCCTTAACAGTTGCTCATGCACTTGGATTTGGTATTTATAGAAATAAGGGGTTAGTACAATTATTTGATGATAAAGGTTTGTGGGAAGATATAGGCTATGCAACGATATCTGGCAATTTTGATAGCGCTGGAAAAGAAATAAGATTGAAAAGAAAGGATGACTGCAGTCCGAATTTTTTTGATAAATGTAAAGTATCTGAAAGTGCTATGCGATGCATAACTTTTAAAGATAAAGAAGAGCAATATGATTGGTTGCTGAAAGATATAAAATATAATTTGGAAAATGAAGAAATTGAAGAAGATGATATTTTAATAATATTAACCGATCCTTTAACAGTATATGATGAATCTAGAACTGTTGTGAAGAAATTACTAGAGCATAATTTGAAGTCACATATAGTTGGAATAACAAATGATAGGGATATAATTTTTATTGAAAAATCAATAGCGATTTCTAGTATATATAGGGCTAAAGGGAATGAAGCTCCGCTTGTGTATGTTTTAAATTCTCAAAGTTGTTTTGATGGAGTAGAACTCATTAAAAAAAGGAATATTTTATTTACAGCTATAACACGCTCAAGAGCTTGGGTAAATATATTAGGATATAACGAATTTGATAATGATATGGATGAACTTTATAAAGAAGTACAAAAAGTTATTGATAAAAAATTCATATTTGAATTTATAGTTCCAACAAAGGAAGAAGCTGCAAAACTACGTATTATACATAAAGATAGACCACATGATTCAAAAGAGCGTATCAGAAAGGGAATAGACTATAAAAAGTTTTTAGATGGATTAGATGAAGATGAAAAAGACTTAGTTGGATATGGCAGGAATTATAATGAATAG
- the dnaX gene encoding DNA polymerase III subunit gamma/tau, which translates to MAYLVLARKFRPQNFDEVVGQEHISQTLKNSISEKRIAHAYLFSGPRGCGKTTMARILAKALNCKNGPTIKPCGVCENCVEISKSSSVDVLEIDGASNNGIDDIRVLRENVKFSTASSKYKIYIIDEAHQITAQAFNALLKTLEEPPAHVIFIMATTEQHKIPITILSRCQRYRFKLISGAEMVCAIKSIGQEEGFEIDDEALNIVTSASGGSMRDALSLLDQAVSSNTGRITGDYMRGLLGLLPKDIIVSVTDNIAKGDIHAILKIVKEIYEQGYNILQFARDLREHLRNVMIYSINPAIAEISSEDKKIFDVQKSLFTVSRYVRMNNLLSKALEEMRWHDQPRILLEMYLLKMSEPYYDVGELINKITDLERNFRTCGNSQLPFEKQPAVRSESCAAGKVFDPADLTVVWNDIVSEIIKKHSLTGQPLKNALIKIESDSSIQLVFSKQFDYDSGLEFQEQIAKLFQRMTGLNVAIKIVIEKNISKNKAVYEDAVVKEECPHPNKENAKTTIPARIEEIAKRFGSVAKKI; encoded by the coding sequence ATGGCATATCTTGTTTTAGCAAGAAAATTCAGACCGCAGAATTTTGATGAAGTTGTCGGACAGGAACATATTTCGCAAACTCTTAAAAACTCAATTTCTGAAAAACGCATTGCCCATGCCTATTTATTTAGCGGACCTAGAGGCTGCGGCAAAACCACTATGGCTAGAATTCTTGCTAAAGCTTTAAACTGTAAAAATGGTCCGACAATTAAACCATGCGGAGTATGTGAAAACTGTGTAGAAATTTCAAAAAGCTCAAGCGTCGACGTTTTAGAAATTGACGGAGCATCGAATAACGGCATAGATGATATAAGGGTTTTAAGGGAGAATGTGAAATTCTCAACTGCCAGTTCAAAATATAAAATTTATATTATAGACGAAGCTCATCAGATAACAGCTCAGGCGTTTAATGCATTGCTTAAAACGCTTGAAGAACCACCCGCTCACGTTATTTTTATTATGGCTACAACCGAACAGCATAAAATTCCCATTACCATTCTTTCAAGATGTCAGAGATACAGGTTTAAGCTTATATCTGGTGCTGAAATGGTTTGCGCAATAAAGAGTATAGGACAGGAAGAAGGTTTTGAAATAGATGACGAAGCTTTAAATATAGTAACTTCAGCCTCCGGCGGCTCTATGAGAGATGCCTTAAGTCTTTTAGATCAAGCGGTGTCTTCAAATACAGGCAGAATAACCGGTGACTATATGAGAGGACTGCTTGGACTTCTTCCAAAAGATATTATAGTTTCGGTTACAGACAATATTGCGAAAGGCGATATACATGCAATTCTAAAAATCGTCAAAGAAATTTACGAGCAGGGGTATAATATTTTGCAGTTTGCAAGAGATTTAAGGGAGCATCTCAGAAATGTTATGATTTATTCTATAAACCCCGCCATCGCAGAAATTTCTTCTGAAGACAAAAAGATTTTTGATGTTCAAAAATCTTTGTTTACCGTCTCCCGCTATGTGCGTATGAATAATCTTTTATCAAAAGCTCTTGAAGAAATGCGCTGGCATGACCAGCCCAGAATTCTTCTTGAGATGTATCTTCTTAAGATGTCGGAGCCGTATTATGATGTCGGCGAACTTATAAATAAGATAACTGACTTAGAGAGAAATTTCAGGACTTGCGGTAATTCGCAGCTGCCTTTTGAAAAGCAGCCTGCAGTGCGAAGCGAATCTTGTGCTGCCGGTAAAGTTTTCGATCCTGCAGATTTGACAGTCGTGTGGAATGATATTGTTTCTGAAATAATAAAAAAACATTCGCTTACGGGGCAGCCGTTAAAAAATGCGTTAATTAAGATAGAAAGCGACTCATCGATACAGTTAGTATTTTCAAAACAATTTGATTACGATTCTGGTTTGGAATTTCAAGAACAGATTGCAAAACTTTTCCAAAGAATGACCGGTTTAAATGTAGCAATAAAAATCGTTATTGAAAAGAATATATCTAAAAATAAAGCGGTATATGAGGATGCGGTTGTTAAAGAAGAGTGTCCCCATCCGAATAAAGAAAACGCAAAAACTACAATACCTGCGCGCATAGAAGAAATAGCAAAAAGGTTTGGTTCTGTCGCCAAAAAAATTTAA